A single window of Flagellimonas maritima DNA harbors:
- a CDS encoding ExbD/TolR family protein: MAKFAKKKDGDLPAVSTASLPDIVFMLLFFFMTVTTMKDSSLLVENTLPNASEIKKLEKKDRVIYIYVGKPTQEYQKVFGTEPKIQLNDKFANVDEVGSYILAERAKKPQEIQNVLTTALKVDKDANMGLIADIKQQLREVNALKVNYTTYEGNAFNNLQ; encoded by the coding sequence ATGGCAAAGTTTGCAAAAAAGAAGGATGGGGATTTGCCGGCGGTATCAACCGCTTCATTGCCCGATATCGTCTTTATGTTACTGTTCTTTTTTATGACAGTGACTACTATGAAAGATAGTTCTCTTTTGGTTGAGAATACGCTTCCCAATGCCTCAGAAATAAAGAAGCTCGAGAAAAAGGATAGAGTGATTTATATTTACGTAGGTAAGCCTACGCAAGAATATCAAAAGGTTTTTGGTACGGAACCAAAAATCCAATTGAACGATAAGTTTGCCAATGTAGACGAAGTAGGTTCTTATATTCTGGCTGAACGCGCTAAAAAACCTCAAGAAATACAGAATGTCTTGACTACAGCTTTAAAGGTAGATAAAGATGCCAATATGGGTCTTATCGCTGATATAAAGCAGCAATTGAGAGAAGTAAATGCACTAAAGGTCAATTATACGACCTATGAGGGAAATGCTTTCAACAATTTGCAGTAG
- a CDS encoding porin family protein, translating to MDSVIYKSSSRYLEDQFYVGLGYNILLNRPTNIFQRNLSYNLQLGFIKDFPLNARRNFGIGLGLGYAANSYYSNIGASEANNIITYQVLSASDFERSKFETHAIEIPFELRWRTSTIDEYKFWRIYAGAKIGYVFSGRSRVVTESGSNAFSNEDIQDFQYGLLLSFGYNTWNIHAYYALNPLLQNGTNLENGDVIDMRVLRVGIIFYIL from the coding sequence ATGGATAGCGTTATTTACAAGTCTTCTTCAAGATATTTGGAAGACCAGTTTTATGTAGGTCTTGGTTATAATATCTTATTGAACAGACCAACAAATATTTTCCAAAGAAATTTATCGTATAATCTGCAATTGGGCTTTATAAAGGATTTTCCTTTAAACGCACGAAGGAACTTTGGAATTGGGTTGGGGTTGGGCTATGCTGCGAATTCTTATTATAGTAATATTGGCGCCAGTGAAGCCAATAATATAATTACCTATCAAGTTTTGAGTGCTTCGGATTTTGAGAGAAGTAAATTTGAAACACATGCCATTGAAATTCCTTTCGAGCTAAGATGGCGTACGTCAACCATCGATGAATACAAGTTTTGGCGAATTTATGCCGGTGCCAAAATCGGCTACGTATTTTCTGGAAGATCAAGAGTGGTGACAGAATCAGGATCAAATGCATTTTCAAATGAAGACATTCAAGACTTTCAATATGGACTATTATTGAGTTTTGGTTATAATACATGGAATATTCATGCATATTATGCTCTAAACCCGTTATTACAAAATGGAACCAATCTGGAAAATGGCGATGTAATAGATATGCGCGTACTTCGCGTAGGCATTATCTTTTATATTCTATAA
- a CDS encoding phosphatase PAP2 family protein: protein MRHFLNVVSYIFHPLFIPVGGTVLYFMVTPKYSSLEIQSGNILPIFILTVIIPIIFFLILKNLGIINSIFLPTIKERKYPLYISFALLLLILYKVIPNNYVQELFYFFTGLLTATGAALILLFLKFKTSLHLLGMGSLLMFMIGLSIHFEINITLAISMFTLLTGLVATSRLYLEAHNRSELLIGLLIGMCSQLIILKYWL, encoded by the coding sequence ATGCGACATTTTTTGAACGTTGTTTCTTATATATTTCACCCCTTGTTCATTCCTGTAGGTGGAACAGTGCTCTACTTTATGGTAACTCCAAAATACAGTTCCCTAGAAATACAAAGCGGTAATATTCTTCCTATTTTTATATTAACGGTCATCATACCTATTATTTTCTTTTTGATTCTTAAAAATCTTGGTATAATAAATTCGATCTTCCTGCCCACAATTAAAGAGCGAAAATATCCGCTCTATATAAGCTTTGCATTATTACTTTTGATTCTGTACAAGGTCATCCCAAATAACTATGTTCAAGAACTTTTTTATTTCTTCACAGGACTTTTGACGGCTACCGGTGCAGCTCTTATACTTTTGTTCTTAAAATTTAAAACAAGCCTTCACCTCTTGGGAATGGGAAGCCTTTTAATGTTTATGATAGGACTGAGCATCCATTTTGAGATAAATATTACTTTGGCCATTAGTATGTTCACTCTATTGACTGGATTGGTCGCCACTTCAAGATTATACCTTGAGGCACACAACAGGTCTGAGTTGTTAATTGGCCTACTGATTGGGATGTGTTCCCAACTTATTATTTTAAAATATTGGTTATAG